The proteins below are encoded in one region of Tomitella fengzijianii:
- the hsaA gene encoding 3-hydroxy-9,10-secoandrosta-1,3,5(10)-triene-9,17-dione monooxygenase oxygenase subunit has translation MEVLERVRAMLPAVRARAEEAERLRELPQETLDELQEAGFFRLLQPKQWGGIEADPLTYYTAVRDLAGACGSTGWVAGIVGVHNWHLALFPQQAQQDVWGEDPNVRISSSYAPMGSGEVVDGGYKVNGAWAWSSGSAHADWVVVGGPVIKDGRAVDFVSYLIPRADYRIDDVWHVVGLKGTGSNTIVVQDAFVPAHRALSFKQMTDYTAPGLEVNTAPLYRMPWGTIHPTVISTPIVGMAYGVYDAHVEHQGTRVRAAYAGEKAKDDPFAKVRVAEAASDIDAAWRQLSGNLAEEYECVRAGEQVPMPMRLAARRDQVRATSRAIASIDRLFESSGATALHSGTVIQRLWRDAHAGRVHAANDAERAYVMYGGAEFGLPVNDSMV, from the coding sequence TTGGAGGTGCTCGAGCGGGTGCGCGCGATGCTCCCCGCGGTCCGGGCGCGGGCCGAAGAGGCCGAACGGCTGCGCGAGCTCCCGCAGGAGACGCTGGACGAACTGCAGGAGGCCGGATTCTTCCGGCTGCTGCAGCCCAAGCAGTGGGGCGGCATCGAAGCCGATCCGCTCACCTATTACACGGCGGTGCGCGACCTCGCGGGGGCCTGCGGGTCCACCGGATGGGTCGCCGGCATCGTCGGCGTGCACAACTGGCACCTGGCGCTGTTCCCGCAGCAGGCGCAGCAGGACGTGTGGGGCGAAGACCCGAACGTGCGCATCTCGTCCTCCTACGCCCCGATGGGTTCCGGCGAGGTCGTGGACGGCGGCTACAAGGTCAACGGCGCCTGGGCGTGGTCGTCGGGCAGCGCGCACGCCGACTGGGTGGTCGTCGGCGGCCCCGTGATCAAGGACGGGCGCGCCGTGGATTTCGTCAGCTACCTGATCCCGCGCGCCGACTACCGGATCGACGACGTCTGGCACGTGGTGGGGCTCAAGGGCACCGGGTCCAACACGATCGTCGTGCAGGACGCCTTCGTGCCGGCGCACCGCGCGCTGAGCTTCAAGCAGATGACCGACTACACGGCGCCGGGGCTGGAGGTCAACACGGCACCGCTCTACCGGATGCCGTGGGGGACCATCCACCCCACCGTCATCTCCACGCCCATCGTCGGCATGGCCTACGGCGTCTACGACGCGCACGTGGAGCATCAGGGCACGCGGGTGCGGGCGGCCTACGCGGGGGAGAAGGCCAAGGACGACCCGTTCGCGAAGGTCCGGGTGGCCGAGGCCGCCAGCGACATCGACGCGGCCTGGCGCCAGCTGTCCGGCAACCTGGCGGAGGAGTACGAGTGCGTGCGCGCCGGCGAGCAGGTGCCGATGCCGATGCGGCTCGCCGCGCGTCGCGACCAGGTGCGGGCCACCTCGCGCGCCATCGCGTCGATCGACAGGCTCTTCGAATCCTCCGGCGCCACCGCGCTGCACTCCGGCACGGTGATCCAGCGGCTCTGGCGCGACGCGCACGCGGGGCGGGTGCACGCGGCCAACGACGCCGAGCGGGCGTACGTGATGTACGGCGGGGCGGAATTCGGCCTGCCCGTCAACGACAGCATGGTCTGA
- a CDS encoding Rieske 2Fe-2S domain-containing protein: MATTDTSDHVRHIDVGETQERFARGWHCLGLAKDFRDGTPHSVEAFGGKLVVWQDTKGELNVLDSYCRHMGGDLSQGTVKGDEIACPFHDWRWGGDGKCKQIPYAKRVPMRARTQNWPTLERNGQLFVWNDPEGGAPEDYIPEIEGVDSDEWTEWTWNSMVIDGSNCREIVDNVVDMAHFFYIHYAFPTYFKNIFDGRVASQWLTTKGRPDIGMASQYGGDTLLESVAAYYGPSYMINPLTNIYSGYKVESVLINCHYPVSPDSFVLMWGVMVKKPQGVSDELADKLAAKFTEGISEGFLQDVEIWKHKSKIDNPLLCDNDGPVYQMRRWYEQFYVDKADVTDEMTQRFEYEVDTTKANEFWEKEVAENLERIRAEQEQSAADDATPAQRATERQVEV; this comes from the coding sequence ATGGCGACCACAGACACCTCGGACCACGTCCGGCACATCGACGTCGGCGAGACGCAGGAGCGGTTCGCCCGCGGCTGGCACTGCCTGGGGCTGGCGAAGGACTTCCGCGACGGCACGCCGCACTCGGTGGAGGCGTTCGGCGGCAAGCTCGTCGTCTGGCAGGACACCAAGGGCGAGCTCAACGTCCTCGATTCCTACTGCCGGCACATGGGGGGCGATCTCTCCCAGGGCACGGTCAAGGGCGACGAGATCGCCTGCCCGTTCCACGACTGGCGCTGGGGCGGCGACGGCAAGTGCAAGCAGATCCCCTACGCCAAGCGTGTGCCCATGCGCGCCCGCACCCAGAACTGGCCGACGCTCGAGCGCAACGGCCAGCTGTTCGTGTGGAACGACCCCGAGGGCGGGGCGCCGGAGGACTACATCCCCGAGATCGAGGGCGTCGACTCGGACGAGTGGACCGAGTGGACCTGGAACTCGATGGTCATCGACGGCTCCAACTGCCGCGAGATCGTCGACAACGTGGTGGACATGGCGCACTTCTTCTACATCCACTACGCGTTCCCCACGTACTTCAAGAACATCTTCGACGGCCGGGTCGCCTCGCAGTGGCTCACCACGAAGGGACGGCCGGACATCGGCATGGCCTCGCAGTACGGCGGCGACACCCTGCTTGAATCCGTGGCCGCGTACTACGGCCCCTCGTACATGATCAACCCGCTGACCAACATCTACAGCGGGTACAAGGTCGAGTCGGTGCTGATCAACTGCCACTACCCGGTGAGCCCGGACTCCTTCGTCCTGATGTGGGGCGTGATGGTCAAGAAGCCCCAGGGCGTCTCGGACGAGCTGGCCGACAAGCTGGCCGCGAAGTTCACCGAGGGCATCAGCGAGGGCTTCCTGCAGGATGTGGAGATCTGGAAGCACAAGTCGAAGATCGACAACCCGCTGCTGTGCGACAACGACGGCCCCGTCTACCAGATGCGCCGCTGGTACGAACAGTTCTACGTGGACAAGGCCGACGTCACCGACGAGATGACGCAGCGCTTCGAGTACGAGGTGGACACCACCAAGGCCAACGAGTTCTGGGAGAAGGAAGTGGCCGAGAACCTCGAACGCATCCGCGCCGAACAGGAGCAGTCGGCCGCGGACGACGCGACCCCCGCGCAGCGGGCCACCGAGCGCCAGGTGGAGGTCTGA
- a CDS encoding ferredoxin--NADP reductase has translation MPEAQPPNSDPNTDDAGSDDAGSGSGVRTAAAGNGLVGSHVHSLSLARVIAETDDARSLVFDVPAELAKRFGYSPGQFLTLRIPSDLTGSVARSYSLSSSPYTDDQLTVTVKRTADGYASNWLCDNAAAGMQVDVLQPSGMFVPKDLDHDLLLIAAGSGITPVMSILKSALQEGSADVTLIYANRDENSVIFADRLRELSEQYPGRLTVLHWLQTLQGLPSRATIAALAKPFEDRDAFICGPGPFMSAVEGALKEDLAMPHARVHIEVFQSIEGDPFAEIVVEESDEDSTDNATVEVTLDGENYEYSWPRNTKLLDLLLSKGLDAPFSCREGACSACACMVLEGDVEMITNEVLEPEDIEEGIYLGCQSLPKSDHVKVSYDE, from the coding sequence ATGCCAGAGGCCCAACCGCCCAACTCGGACCCCAACACGGACGACGCAGGGTCGGACGACGCCGGAAGCGGCTCAGGCGTGCGGACAGCCGCGGCCGGGAACGGACTCGTGGGCAGCCACGTGCACTCGCTCTCGCTGGCGCGCGTGATCGCGGAGACCGACGACGCCCGGTCGCTGGTGTTCGACGTGCCCGCCGAGCTCGCGAAGCGTTTCGGATACTCCCCCGGCCAGTTCCTCACCCTCCGCATCCCGAGCGACCTCACCGGGTCGGTCGCGCGCAGCTATTCGCTGTCCAGCTCGCCGTACACCGACGACCAGCTCACGGTCACCGTCAAGCGCACCGCGGACGGCTACGCCTCCAACTGGCTGTGCGACAACGCCGCCGCGGGCATGCAGGTGGACGTGCTGCAGCCGTCGGGCATGTTCGTGCCGAAGGACCTCGACCACGACCTGCTGCTGATCGCCGCCGGCAGCGGCATCACCCCGGTCATGTCGATCCTCAAGTCGGCGCTGCAGGAGGGCAGCGCCGATGTGACGCTGATCTACGCGAACCGGGACGAGAACTCGGTGATCTTCGCCGACCGGCTCCGCGAGCTGTCAGAGCAGTACCCGGGGCGCCTCACGGTGCTGCACTGGCTGCAGACGCTGCAGGGCCTCCCCTCGCGGGCGACGATCGCCGCGTTGGCCAAGCCGTTCGAGGACCGCGACGCCTTCATCTGCGGCCCCGGGCCGTTCATGTCGGCGGTCGAGGGCGCGCTCAAAGAGGACCTGGCGATGCCGCACGCACGCGTGCACATCGAGGTCTTCCAGTCGATCGAAGGCGACCCGTTCGCCGAGATCGTCGTCGAGGAGTCCGACGAGGACTCCACCGACAACGCCACCGTCGAGGTCACCCTCGACGGCGAGAATTACGAATACTCGTGGCCGCGCAACACCAAGTTGCTGGACCTGCTGCTGAGCAAGGGCCTGGACGCCCCGTTCTCCTGCCGCGAGGGCGCCTGCAGCGCGTGCGCGTGCATGGTCCTCGAGGGCGACGTGGAGATGATCACCAACGAGGTGCTCGAGCCCGAGGACATCGAAGAGGGCATCTACCTGGGATGCCAATCACTGCCGAAGTCCGACCACGTGAAGGTCTCCTACGACGAGTAG
- a CDS encoding AMP-binding protein — translation MNLADIFEALADKLDEREALVFEDKRLTFAQLDRESNRMAHAIAATGIDTGSHVAMHMRNSVEYIESVIGALKVRMVPVNINYRYTEAELAYLYTNSRSALLIVDEEFAPLVAHVVPDCPDLEAILVVGTPTAELTDACGKAGIAVRALSEALAEVGDERDFAPRSADDRFIIYTGGTTGHPKGVVWRQEDFYYAALSGGNPYGDPHHTIEELTEAAANFPQLTILVTAPLMHGAAMYSLFQMFFIGARQVLMRNFGHVEALELTEREKIQILMIVGDAMGVPLVDELVANPDRYDVSTLFSVASGGAIWSQSSRTKLLELLPNLLIRDSFGASESGADGVVDMDEEGVLRLQASEHTIVVDELLDPIAPGTDQIGYLARRGHVPLEYFGDEAKSRATFPVKDGVRFSVLGDMAKVDADGSIIVLGRGSGCINTGGEKVFPEEVEQALKSHPAILDTLVAGAPDPKFGQSVAAVIQLRDGFGEPSLEDVRAHLKPLLAGYKAPRSLVVVDAIRRSPSGKADYRWAKATVTPAG, via the coding sequence ATGAATCTTGCCGACATCTTCGAGGCGCTTGCCGACAAGCTCGACGAGCGCGAGGCGCTGGTCTTCGAGGACAAGCGCCTCACCTTCGCGCAGCTCGACCGCGAGTCGAACCGCATGGCGCACGCCATCGCCGCCACCGGCATCGACACCGGGTCGCACGTCGCCATGCACATGCGCAACAGCGTCGAGTACATCGAGTCGGTGATCGGCGCGCTGAAGGTACGCATGGTGCCGGTGAACATCAACTACCGCTACACCGAAGCCGAACTGGCCTACCTGTACACCAATTCGCGCTCGGCTCTGCTCATCGTCGACGAGGAGTTCGCCCCGCTCGTGGCCCACGTGGTCCCGGACTGCCCCGACCTCGAGGCGATCCTCGTCGTCGGCACGCCCACCGCCGAGCTCACCGACGCGTGCGGAAAGGCCGGCATCGCGGTGCGCGCGCTTTCCGAGGCGCTCGCGGAGGTCGGCGACGAACGCGACTTCGCGCCGCGCAGCGCCGACGACCGCTTCATCATCTACACCGGCGGAACCACCGGGCACCCCAAGGGCGTCGTCTGGCGGCAGGAGGACTTCTACTACGCCGCGCTCTCCGGCGGCAATCCGTACGGCGACCCGCACCACACGATCGAAGAGCTCACCGAGGCCGCCGCCAACTTCCCGCAGCTGACCATCCTGGTGACGGCCCCGCTGATGCACGGCGCCGCGATGTACTCGCTGTTCCAGATGTTCTTCATCGGCGCCCGCCAGGTGCTGATGCGCAACTTCGGCCACGTCGAGGCGCTGGAGCTGACCGAACGCGAGAAGATCCAGATCCTCATGATCGTCGGCGATGCGATGGGCGTTCCGCTGGTGGACGAACTGGTCGCGAACCCCGACCGGTACGACGTCTCCACGCTGTTCTCGGTCGCCTCCGGCGGTGCCATCTGGTCGCAGTCCTCGCGCACCAAGCTGCTCGAGCTACTGCCGAACCTGCTGATCCGCGACAGCTTCGGGGCTTCGGAATCCGGCGCCGACGGCGTGGTCGACATGGACGAGGAGGGCGTGCTGCGACTGCAGGCCAGCGAGCACACCATCGTCGTCGACGAGCTGCTCGACCCGATCGCGCCCGGCACGGACCAGATCGGCTACCTCGCGCGACGGGGCCACGTGCCCTTGGAGTACTTCGGCGACGAGGCCAAGTCGCGGGCCACGTTCCCGGTCAAGGACGGCGTGCGCTTCTCGGTGCTCGGCGACATGGCCAAGGTGGACGCGGACGGCTCGATCATCGTGCTCGGCCGCGGCTCCGGCTGCATCAACACCGGCGGCGAGAAGGTCTTCCCCGAGGAGGTCGAGCAGGCGCTCAAGAGCCACCCGGCGATCCTCGACACCCTCGTCGCGGGCGCCCCCGACCCCAAGTTCGGGCAGTCGGTGGCCGCCGTCATCCAGCTGCGCGACGGGTTCGGCGAGCCGTCGCTCGAGGACGTGCGCGCCCACCTCAAGCCGCTGCTCGCCGGGTACAAGGCCCCCCGCTCCCTGGTGGTGGTGGACGCCATCCGCCGCTCGCCGAGCGGCAAGGCCGACTACCGCTGGGCCAAGGCGACGGTCACCCCCGCGGGCTGA